A stretch of DNA from Coccidioides posadasii str. Silveira chromosome 1, complete sequence:
AATCCAAATCATGCAGCAGCAGTCATTGTGAAGTATGTATATAAGATCGATTTGAGAATATGTGCAAGAGACAGATGCAGAACGTATGTAGGTGCAACGCCCGTGCGTATGTGCGCGTGTTATTCCAGACCCCATCTAGTTAATCAAATGAAGAAAAGCCTCATAATTAGACTAAAAGACATCACCGAACTCCCCAAATATCATGCCCATAGACCAACAACATTAAActgaaaagaagaaaagaagaagaaaaaaaaaaaaaaattgtaGAGGGCCCTCTCAAATGAGGGCTCATTAAGGGCGGGGAACAACACCAGCGCAAGTGAAGATGAGGAGGGAGGAAATAGATATTATCATCAGACGAATTTCCCACTTTTTGAATGAGCCTTGGGAAAGATCCATTGTGAAGTATGCAGAACATGTCACTGTCATTCGAGTAATTgatgggaaaaaaaaaaaaaaaaaaaaaaaaaaaaaaaaaaaaaaaaaggggtaGATGTCGCTTACCATTTCACTGGCCGGTATTGTTCTCTGGCTCCAACACATACTCATCGCACCTCTCGACGAGGCTTCGATAATAGTCGACCAGCACTTCTGGCTGGGGAACTATCCGCCATTCCACCCGCCAGAGGAATTCGAGCTCCAGCAAAGCCAGTTCTGCGATAGTGATACCGCCAACCCTGGAATACGTTTTGTTTGTCCAGAAGCTGTCACTTAGACCCTTGCTTGCAACAGTCGCCGCGGTGATGAGGAATCGGTGGACGGTGAGGCTAGATACCGTAAAGGCGGGGTACAGAGCGCACAGTCGATCGATGTAGTAGACCATGCTCAGAAGGACGGGAGGCGAGAGAGTGGCGTGGGTGGTCAGACGCTGCAGGTAGTCCTGGACGGAGATGCGCGGAGGAGAGCGCGAGTGGAAGCGTGTGAGGCGACCATCGCGCAGGGGGATCTGGTCGTTGAATCTGATCAGCTCCATGAGCATGCTGGAGATGAGAACGACCAGGTCTCGCGAATCGGCATTTTCATACTGCCGAGGGAGAACTTTGGGCGCCAAGTGCTCTGGCCTGGGCCGTTTTGGTATGGAGCCGTCGGGTAGGCCGTCTTCGCCGGCGTTCGATCTCGTCGCCTTGCAACTCGCCGCTGCCCGTGTGTCCGGCGTGCTACGTTTAGTTCCCGCAGTGGCTGAGGGCATCCGTGAGCCAGGCTCAGGCGATGCAGAGGCTTGGGTCGATTGGACGTCAGACGAGGGCAGCTCGCCACTGAGAGCGGTGGTTctgctggtggtggtggtggtggtggtggtggtggtggtggtggggAGAGAGTGAGGTGGAATTGTCGGTCACAGCAGCTGTTTCGCGGGACGAGGGCTGCTGGTGGGCAAGGGGCACCACTCGTTCAGCTGGGCTGGCGGGACGGGAGTACTGGGTACCGGCATCGACGGTCTGGCGGCGGAGGGCAACCTGTATCTCCTGTCTGACGGGAATGCTACGCACGCAGGGAGCGTCGGGACGGGGCAGGCGGGACGAGGCAGGCGAgcgagcagcagcagcaggaggGGGCGGCGGCGGCGCTGCTGCACGATGGGCGTCAAAGAACGGCGACTGAGAGGGAATGTCTGGGGCAGCGGCAGGAGGGTGATTGGGAGAGGCGCATAGCAGCGCGGCGGCGGATGGCGAGGAGGAGATCATGCCCCTGTGCGCTGGAAGCCAGGGAAGCACGCACGTGGGCCTGGGCGGGAGCGGCTATGGCGCGCGAGGGGGACGACAGACGGGGGGCAGAAGAAGACGGTCTAGCAGGCCAGCGCTGTCGAGTCGGGCAGTGGGATGGGAACGGCGCATCTTGGCCCATCTGCGCGTcggggagggaaaaaagagaacaGGCCCGGGATCCTCGAGTCGAGCGTTTTTCGTTACAACAACTTAAGTTCTCTTTTGGGCCCCAGTGAAGGTTTCGGCGtgtttgctttttttttttttttttgggcgcTGGAAATTATGTCATCCACAGCCCTGCTTATGTAAGACAACGCTAGCCCAAAATGGCATGGCTCATATTACATCATCAGCACCATTGCTTGGCAATAATGCTGACATAAGCATTGCTGATGTCATGAAAAAACTGCAATtgacgaaaaaaaaaaaagggacagGGAGAGGAGAACGAGAAGAGAGACttgaagagaagagggaCAGCAAGTCGTGCAGAATCAAGGGATGAAAGGCGAGACGATGGTAACTCCAGCTTCACCATTTGTCACCATGCTCCTGAGGGTCCCTTCACCCAAGAGATCAACCGTGTTTCCCTGAGATCAATCGCCACCATTGTAGGCACACACAACAACACACCCACACACACGCATACTGTGCTGTGATTGTCTGCCAAAGCTCCCTTTTTTTGTTCCTttcttccccctccccctGCACTTTTCCATCAACCTAACCCTTGTCGTTGGGTCGCAAAGATAGAGAGAATCATAGACCAGCCAGTGGAGTTCTAaggtgtgtgtgtgtgtgcatTTCCAGCCTGGATATTCATCGCGACCGCTGTGCCTGAAACTTGCCGTTTTGAATGTCTCATCACACCCCTTGTTGAGCTGAAGCTGAATACTTCTCGGTTATCCAGGGATTTGTGTGTGTCTGGGCCAACAAATAATTACTTCCATTTCcttgttttgttttattttattccGCTTTTTCCTTAATTCCTTACAAAGATGACGATAATATCTCGTCCCCAGCTTCTTTCGGAAATCCGGGATCCCGAGTCTCCCAGTTCGCGGATCGCCTCGCTTCGGGCCCTGAAGAACGATCTCATCGGCCATGACCAGAAGAAGCAGGCCTGGATCGAACATGGGATAGTGCCGGTCTTGTCGACTCTGCTGGCCAGCTCCCTCCTCGCTGGGGACAGACCCGCGACCGTGCAGACAAACGGAGATAAGGGGTGCTCCGCCTGCGGGGATGGCTTGGCTGCTGCTGATGCTACCCACCGCGAAGctgtcatcatcatcaacagTCTCGCGCAAGGTCAGTGCACGCTTTTTCACATTATCCCCAATCCCCATACCATACCACCATTGGCTCTGCGGTGTGCTGTGCTGAACGGTCTCACTTCGGGATATCGCAGGCGGCCCAGCGTTCATTGCCCCGATTCTTGCCAGCGACATCTTGCCCTCGCTctttgagattctgtcttcGACGCCCTCCTCgccctcctcctcctcctcctcctcctcctcccccgcCTTAGACCTGGCCGTCCTCCAATGCCTTCACACTATCGCGGACAGACTCCCTCTAGCATACGAACACGGCTACTCGCAGCTTCGACACCTATCCGCACTCCTTTATTCACCGGTGCATATCACCAGCCTTCTCAGGATCCTCAAGCAAACTTCGACTCTCTCCAGCGCACAGTCCTGTATCGAATTGGCCGCGGAGCTGATCTCCAAAACATGCACCGAAGAGTCACACAAGGTCACGCTTGCCGAGGCCGGCGTGCTTGATGCCCTCGCCACCAGGGTAGCATCTTTCATAGTAGCGCAGGGTTACGTCCTTCCTGGAGCTGAAAACTATGCTGGAGCGCCGGGGGGCTTGGGTTCGATACCGCCGCCCGCTCCACCTAATGCGAAACTCGGTCCCATACTCCGCGCCATATGCGTGATCCTTGAGTACTCGAAGTCCCGCGCAGATCACTTCCTTACCTCTCCGGCCATCGTGACTGTATTTCCTCGAAATATCCAGAATATCCCCCTTGGCGAAGTCAAAAGAGGGCCATGGGGTTCCCATCCAGTGGGATTTGTCGTGTCCAAGCAGAACTCGTCAAACCCCATAGATTCACTCTTACCCGCTGTGCCCTCTCCCCAACCTACAGGATCAACCAGTTTCCCTCCCTTGGGCTCCCATTCTTCTTTCGACAAGCATGCTCATTTCTTCAGCCCTCCCCCACTTCAGAGCGAGTCGCCGTCCGCCTCCGACGAGCATGAATGCGCAATAATATCGTGGCTGGTTTCCATTGCGAGGGAAGGGGCGGGGATGGATAGGCTTCTGGCCATCAGATTAGTAGCTATCCTCTTTCGTCTTGGCCTCGCTAAGAAGCACCGCGTCACGATGCTCGGATACTTAGTCGTGCCATTGCTCCTCCAGATGCTGGAGAAGGGATACACTGCCCCGGAAGATACTGAATCGAGCGAGAGTGGGTCGATCTCACAGACATCAAGGGTAAAAGAAGAAGCGCCTGCTACGCTCGCCACGTTGGTCATGGACAGCCGAGAGCTTCAGAAGCACGCTGCCGACGGTGGTGCCATTAAGAAGCTTTCACAGATGTTGAAGGAATCGTTCAACGCAGTTGAAGACGCTGGAAGATCGATGTGGAGTCCCGTGCCAAATGGGACCTCTCTTAAAGGATTCCAGCCGGAGATCTCCTCTCTTGGACCACCCGGAGTTTCCCCCTCGGTGTTCCACAGAGTGAGGGTTCGAGAAGGCGTTCTAAGAGCGCTTTCGGCGCTCTCGCTCTTCAGAGAAGAATACCGCAAAGCTATCTGTGACAATGGAGTTGTACCGCTTGTGATCGATTCCTTAAAGCCATATGAACCGGAATCCACTGAGAGTTCCAGTGACGCAAAGTCAGCAGCCGTTGAAGGGAATCCAATTCCGACACTGCTCGCTGCTTGTGCGGCTGCCCGATCGCTGACTCGCTCCGTGAGCGTGCTACGCACCAGTTTGATCGATGCTGGCGTTGCAAACCCGATATTCAAGCTGGTCAAGTCTCGAAACGTTGAGATTCAAATTGCGGCTACGTCTGTGATTTGCAATCTAGCCCTGGATTTCAGCCCGATGAAGGAAGTAAGTCTGAGCCCGGATGCTCCACGTTTAAGAAACCTCGGTTCAACTGACTCGATATTCAAGGCGATCATTTCGGCGAATATGATTCCCACGCTTTGCGAACACTCTCACTCCGAGAACACGAAGTTGCGGCTGGAGTCAATCTGGGCTTTGAAGCATATTGCTTACAACTCCACCAACGACATAAAGATGAAGATCGTTGAGACCCTTGAGCCTGCCTGGCTTAAGCGTGTTATCTGCGAGGATCCAACTGATCCGTCGATACAGCGAAAAGCCGAAGAGGAGATGACGGGTAACGAGATGGAGATAACTCCACCTCTTGGGGACCCGACCGATATTCAGAATCTAGTACATGACTACAACAGCAGGGACTCAGAATCACAGACTCCAGATCTTCGAATGATCGATACTGTTATGCCTGCTAAAGCGAGCCTTGATACGTTCCTGACAGACAGTGCCCGACGAAGGAAGCTAGCATTGAATGGAGATCTTGACCATACGAAACAAATGCGTCGGGATGACATACAGGTTCAAGAACAGATTCTCGACCTCGTGCGGAATCTGATCTGTGGTACCGGAGCCCCAGAAATGATTGATTACTTATTTCAAGAGGTTACGGATCTGTTTGATATCCTTGCAGACAAGCTGCGTCCTAAGCTGCGTCCTGGTCACGGCCGCAAAGATCCTAGCTCTAAAGATAATTCAATTCCCACCGAGATTCTCTCCTCGGTGACATATATCATGATCAATATCGCCGCGGGTCTGCCCCGTCATCGACAGCTGCTCATGCTACACCCAGACCTGCTGAGACTCATGATGCCTCTCTTCCAGCATGCAAGCAAGGAAGTGCGGGTGAACTGCGTGTGGGTCGTGATCAACCTCACAGTTGAAGATGATCAGCGCGATCGTCCGACCTGCAGAGAGCGCGCAGCCAAGTTGCGAGAGCTTGGAGTCCTGGAGCAGCTGGTAAGATTAGAGGACGATCCCGAATGTGACGTGAGGCAGCGCACAAAGACCGCACTGGACCTGATGGGCAATTTGTTGGCGTCAGCTTGCTGATTTGGTGAGATAATGCCTGATCGCAtactctctctcccccctctTACATTTGTTTTCCCCCTTTTAATACAGACCCTTATGTTTTACCCGTTATTGCACACTTTATACCCTGGTTattattactttttcttttctttataAAGCATTACATTGGACTCGGATTGAGTATGGTTTAACATTCCTCCCCTGCATGTCCTTAACGATCATGATTGTCTTATCTGTTCCAAAGCATGGGGGTAATTGGATTTAGAATACTTTGAGCGAGGCGTGGTTTTGGCAGCAAAAGTGAAAAAACAAGATGCATGCGTTAATTGGAGTAGCAGTTGTGTTCAGGCTGAGCACCTTACAGCGATTGCAAGCATTgtttataaaataaattgCATATATATACTCTGCATATTCAAGGTATACCTGTGTTGCTACCACATCCTGCGGGTGGCGAATGTTAGCAGCTTGAAGCCAGCTTGGTGGGGGTTCGGGATAAGTAGCATCACCGCTAAGCTTTCCCTGCCAGCTGGTTAGTTTGGCAGTTAACCAGATACTGAGTTCATTGCTTCGTAGTGAGTTTCATAAAGCGATCAGTAAATCAGGCACCATCAGAGACAACTTCGTAACAGACAAAGCCAGTTCCATCTCAGAATATCCTGCTCAACGGTCTCATTGTTCCCTGCCAGTGATGGTTATATAGTTACAACACTTACCACATAGAAATTTACCCCTCTGCTCAACCATACCAAGCCAAACCCCTCAGAAttaaaagaggaaaagagacGCACAACTCACTTCCAATATACTAAAACGCGAGACCCAAAGAACATGTCTTACCTCTCCCACCATTCCACCTGCCAATCCATCCTCGCAGCGCTCTCCCTCTCCGCCCTCGACCCGTCCAAAGCAACCCTCTCCACCCACGGCCGCGGATCGGGCTTCGCATCCACCGCACACCTGCGCGTCCTCGTCCCAAACCCAGAGAACCCACAAGCCGAGATAGAGAGGCACTTCTTCATCAAAACGTCGTTATCATCGTTATCCCGCCCCCACGTTTCCAGCGGCGGCCCCCATCCCGATCCCGCACCGGACCCCGCGATGGAAATGTTCCGCGGCGAATGCGCCAGTCTGAATGCGATCGCCGCGGTCGTGCCGGCGCTGTGTCCGCGCGGTCTAGCGTGGGGTAAGCTGGGCGACGATGGCAGCGGTGGATGGTTTCTTGCTACGGAGTTTTTGGACCTGGGAGGCCCTGCGGGGAGGGGAGGGAGGAGTTCGTCGGGCGTGATAACATCAAGGGCGCGCTTGGCGAGGAGGCTGGCTCAGCTGCATTGTACGCCGGCGCCGCCGGCGCCCACGTCGGTCGTCGGAGATGAAATTGTCAATTTGGcggagaagaggaaaaaggaggaggagaagaatgATGATAATAACGTGGAGAATAGTAGTGGGGTTGGCGATGAGGACGATGGGCGATTGCAGTTCGGGTTTCCGGTGCCGACGTTTTGTGGGGATGTGAGGCAGCCCAATGAGTTTCGTCGGTCGTGGGCTGAGTTCTATGCGGATCAAAGGTTGCGGACGGTGCTTGCGGAGTCGGAGAAGAGGAATGGGCCTGATAAGGAATTGAGGGACTTGGTGGAACGGGTTGCTGTGGAGGTTGTTCCCAGGCTACTTGGTGATGGCCACCTAGGATATGATAGGCGCGGGAACGGGAGTGGGGTCGTTCCTGTGGTTGTTCATGGCGACCTGTGGAGTGGGAATGTGGGAAGGGGGAAGATACTCCGTGCCAGAATcagtgatgatgatgccgGTTTCCACGAGGAAAAGGAGGACATTGGCGATGTGGTATATGACCCATCAGCTTGCTATGCACATAGTGAGTTTGAGCTTGGGATTATGAACATGTTCGGAGGTTTTGGCAGGGACTTCTATGAAGAGTACCA
This window harbors:
- a CDS encoding uncharacterized protein (EggNog:ENOG410PHAD~COG:S~BUSCO:11058at33183), whose amino-acid sequence is MPSATAGTKRSTPDTRAAASCKATRSNAGEDGLPDGSIPKRPRPEHLAPKVLPRQYENADSRDLVVLISSMLMELIRFNDQIPLRDGRLTRFHSRSPPRISVQDYLQRLTTHATLSPPVLLSMVYYIDRLCALYPAFTVSSLTVHRFLITAATVASKGLSDSFWTNKTYSRVGGITIAELALLELEFLWRVEWRIVPQPEVLVDYYRSLVERCDEWGLE
- a CDS encoding uncharacterized protein (EggNog:ENOG410PHAD~COG:S) gives rise to the protein MISSSPSAAALLCASPNHPPAAAPDIPSQSPFFDAHRAAAPPPPPPAAAARSPASSRLPRPDAPCVRSIPVRQEIQVALRRQTVDAGTQYSRPASPAERVVPLAHQQPSSRETAAVTDNSTSLSPHHHHHHHHHHHHQQNHRSQWRAALV
- a CDS encoding uncharacterized protein (EggNog:ENOG410PG4B~COG:S~BUSCO:1281at33183), with the translated sequence MTIISRPQLLSEIRDPESPSSRIASLRALKNDLIGHDQKKQAWIEHGIVPVLSTLLASSLLAGDRPATVQTNGDKGCSACGDGLAAADATHREAVIIINSLAQGGPAFIAPILASDILPSLFEILSSTPSSPSSSSSSSSSPALDLAVLQCLHTIADRLPLAYEHGYSQLRHLSALLYSPVHITSLLRILKQTSTLSSAQSCIELAAELISKTCTEESHKVTLAEAGVLDALATRVASFIVAQGYVLPGAENYAGAPGGLGSIPPPAPPNAKLGPILRAICVILEYSKSRADHFLTSPAIVTVFPRNIQNIPLGEVKRGPWGSHPVGFVVSKQNSSNPIDSLLPAVPSPQPTGSTSFPPLGSHSSFDKHAHFFSPPPLQSESPSASDEHECAIISWLVSIAREGAGMDRLLAIRLVAILFRLGLAKKHRVTMLGYLVVPLLLQMLEKGYTAPEDTESSESGSISQTSRVKEEAPATLATLVMDSRELQKHAADGGAIKKLSQMLKESFNAVEDAGRSMWSPVPNGTSLKGFQPEISSLGPPGVSPSVFHRVRVREGVLRALSALSLFREEYRKAICDNGVVPLVIDSLKPYEPESTESSSDAKSAAVEGNPIPTLLAACAAARSLTRSVSVLRTSLIDAGVANPIFKLVKSRNVEIQIAATSVICNLALDFSPMKEAIISANMIPTLCEHSHSENTKLRLESIWALKHIAYNSTNDIKMKIVETLEPAWLKRVICEDPTDPSIQRKAEEEMTGNEMEITPPLGDPTDIQNLVHDYNSRDSESQTPDLRMIDTVMPAKASLDTFLTDSARRRKLALNGDLDHTKQMRRDDIQVQEQILDLVRNLICGTGAPEMIDYLFQEVTDLFDILADKLRPKLRPGHGRKDPSSKDNSIPTEILSSVTYIMINIAAGLPRHRQLLMLHPDLLRLMMPLFQHASKEVRVNCVWVVINLTVEDDQRDRPTCRERAAKLRELGVLEQLVRLEDDPECDVRQRTKTALDLMGNLLASAC
- a CDS encoding uncharacterized protein (EggNog:ENOG410PIGN~COG:G), translated to MSYLSHHSTCQSILAALSLSALDPSKATLSTHGRGSGFASTAHLRVLVPNPENPQAEIERHFFIKTSLSSLSRPHVSSGGPHPDPAPDPAMEMFRGECASLNAIAAVVPALCPRGLAWGKLGDDGSGGWFLATEFLDLGGPAGRGGRSSSGVITSRARLARRLAQLHCTPAPPAPTSVVGDEIVNLAEKRKKEEEKNDDNNVENSSGVGDEDDGRLQFGFPVPTFCGDVRQPNEFRRSWAEFYADQRLRTVLAESEKRNGPDKELRDLVERVAVEVVPRLLGDGHLGYDRRGNGSGVVPVVVHGDLWSGNVGRGKILRARISDDDAGFHEEKEDIGDVVYDPSACYAHSEFELGIMNMFGGFGRDFYEEYHCLVPKTEPVDEYVDRVKLYELYHHLNHHTIFGGGYRSGAVSIMQKLLSKYGHH